One Nerophis ophidion isolate RoL-2023_Sa linkage group LG06, RoL_Noph_v1.0, whole genome shotgun sequence genomic region harbors:
- the lg06h1orf174 gene encoding UPF0688 protein C1orf174 homolog, whose protein sequence is MISKMPGQLNKVAMHRKRKSVSEPKHSKKVSVPRRKCVKSPKALCEAESSSVASAKSKAAGDTSERLSHISCECLLSAGRQRCSASPLLDGQDGKENDMRTSPFLETCAWYGVQDMPGPDDMECQESDKNMFPDDDSNQILPVEQFFGNLDELQDFPQRTSATTSRHQRRHRRRHYYAPDDSDEELEAEAGLGSTRQEDTL, encoded by the exons ATGATAAGCAAG ATGCCTGGTCAACTCAACAAGGTGGCGATGCACAGAAAGAGGAAGAGCGTCTCTGAGCCCAAACACTCCAAAAAG GTTTCTGTCCCCAGGAGGAAATGCGTGAAAAGTCCAAAGGCGCTCTGTGAAGCGGAGAGCAGTTCGGTGGCCAGCGCCAAAAGCAAAGCGGCCGGCGACACATCAGAGAGACTGTCTCACATCAGCTGTGAGTGCCTCCTGTCTGCAGGCAGACAGCGATGCTCTGCTTCTCCTCTGTTGGATGGGCAGGATGGCAAAGAAAACGACATGCGGACCAGCCCCTTCTTGGAGACCTGCGCATGGTACGGTGTACAGGACATGCCTGGTCCTGATGACATGGAGTGCCAAGAATCGGACAAAAACATGTTTCCTGATGATGACAGCAACCAGATTCTTCCTGTGGAACAGTTTTTTGGAAATCTGGATGAGTTACAG GACTTTCCTCAAAGAACATCAGCGACGACTTCTCGTCATCAGAGGAGGCACAGGCGGCGCCATTATTACGCTCCGGACGACAGCGATGAAGAGCTGGAGGCAGAGGCAGGCCTGGGCAGCACACGGCAAGAGGATACTTTGTGA
- the b3gnt7l gene encoding UDP-GlcNAc:betaGal beta-1,3-N-acetylglucosaminyltransferase 7, like, giving the protein MELIFRRKRLGLLKPLLSLSLFFASLLMIHKLRLPEKDATGTYRRHIGWCGDCFSFKKTAAKQSWVNRTTLRGVSNRTGPFWNAQVLNCSEDATVRTKDWFRRLDSRFHQFVLHRHCRYFPMLINHPEKCSNGGVHLLMVVKSVIEQHDRREAVRKTWGKEHAVDGKSIKTLFLLGSPAVGKDSKNLQKLIEYEDRIYGDILQWDFMDTFFNLTLKEVNFLKWFNIYCPGVQFIFKGDDDVFVNTNNLLDLIGFKVEEHKETTLFMGDTISKAIPIRNRQSKYFIPKELYDKPYPPYVGGGGFLMSSQLARRLFVVSEDLELYPIDDVFLGMCLQRLRLSPEMHLGFRTFGITRRRVSPMNSEPCFYKNLVVVHKLNAEELVKMWRLVHDEELVCAQRTSV; this is encoded by the coding sequence ATGGAGCTCATTTTCCGAAGAAAGCGGCTCGGTCTGCTGAAGCCCCTTCTCAGCCTCTCTCTGTTCTTCGCCTCGCTCCTCATGATCCACAAGCTCAGACTCCCCGAGAAGGACGCCACGGGGACGTATAGGAGACACATCGGCTGGTGCGGAGACTGCTTTTCATTCAAGAAGACCGCCGCCAAGCAGTCTTGGGTGAACCGCACAACGCTCCGAGGAGTCTCCAACCGGACCGGCCCTTTCTGGAACGCGCAGGTGCTCAACTGCAGCGAGGACGCCACGGTGAGGACCAAGGACTGGTTTCGGAGGTTGGACTCACGGTTTCACCAGTTCGTCCTGCACCGGCACTGCAGGTACTTCCCGATGCTCATCAACCACCCGGAGAAGTGCTCAAATGGCGGGGTGCACCTCCTCATGGTGGTCAAGTCTGTAATCGAGCAGCACGACCGGCGCGAGGCGGTGCGTAAGACCTGGGGCAAGGAACACGCTGTCGACGGCAAGAGCATAAAGACCCTCTTTCTTTTGGGGAGCCCCGCTGTAGGCAAAGACAGTAAGAACCTACAGAAACTGATCGAGTACGAGGACCGCATCTACGGGGACATCCTGCAGTGGGACTTCATGGACACGTTCTTCAACTTGACCCTGAAGGAGGTCAACTTTCTTAAATGGTTCAACATCTACTGCCCAGGAGTCCAGTTTATATTCAAAGGAGACGATGACGTGTTTGTGAACACCAACAACCTGCTGGACCTCATCGGCTTCAAGGTGGAGGAGCACAAGGAGACCACTTTGTTTATGGGGGACACCATCTCCAAAGCCATACCCATCAGGAACAGACAGAGCAAATACTTCATCCCCAAGGAGCTCTATGATAAGCCCTACCCTCCCTACGTAGGAGGAGGCGGATTCCTCATGTCCTCCCAGCTGGCCAGGAGGCTCTTTGTGGTCTCCGAAGACCTGGAGCTGTATCCCATAGACGACGTATTCTTGGGCATGTGTCTTCAGAGACTGCGCCTGAGCCCGGAGATGCACTTGGGCTTCAGAACCTTCGGCATCACCAGGCGCAGGGTGAGCCCCATGAACAGCGAGCCGTGCTTTTACAAGAACCTGGTGGTGGTGCACAAACTGAACGCAGAGGAGCTCGTCAAGATGTGGAGGCTGGTGCATGACGAGGAGCTGGTTTGTGCTCAAAGGACGTCTGTATGA